In Alkalihalobacillus sp. FSL W8-0930, a single window of DNA contains:
- a CDS encoding GW dipeptide domain-containing protein translates to MKKILSLFVAFLLLFNLLSPYAALAESTVTSTPDDFEEPIEIEDDTYELEHVNACLSDMFDLDEIKKDDLEDFDLDQLELTEEEISTLKDCLSLLQLEEEEAANEEMVTEEDTAVDGEEAADDVIAEEEAADDVGAEEEAADDVVTEEEAADDVATEEEATDDVVTEEEAADDVVAEEEAADDVVAEEEAADDVVTEEEAADDVVTEEEAADDVVTEEEAADDVVTEEEAADDVVTEEEAADDVVTEEAAAEVTEDELVLEELEESPMMMFSMMVVQEEPEKKSTSRLGHLKGNAKIYKNLGDANTLNTSQYTNAVYYIKQEASYSGATYYLISKEPSATKGTVGWVKSSELTTHAHKGVDREKRAFQVKGTGKAYTKAWGGSKDHVYDLSSQKGKTFNVHLTEKVGNNTWYRGTLNNRTVWIHSAFVERVTVSNEQSTSRLGHLYKNAKVYHALGSSSTLDTSKLLNSVYYIKRQAQYDGSTYYLISTEPSAKNGTLGWVKSSEVNTRTHTGVDKKGKNFYIKGVGNAHTKAWGGSNDVVYKLSDYRGQVFNVHLTEKVGNNTWYRGTLNNRTVWLHSSYVDTLDVKEKSTSKLGHLYKSAKVYKKLGDTSTLNTSQLVDAVYYIKKEATYLGQTYYLISNQPSATKGTVGWVKASEVNTRTHKGVDKKQKSFIIKGNGDALTKAWGGSKDKVYSLSNYKDEVFRVHLTEKVGSNTWYRGTLNNRTVWIHSSYLTTKQDNKTSYNITLDQAANMQVGANAQTDRYTQYVHKDYVTRSGNNYVVNASALNVRSGPGTNYPVVGQLKNGQRLSIRNTSGSWYQLFWVDAKKQDIVYYLDPNNFINDKVQQFQFLDLAKTSGASEAALNNYLRGKGILAGQGKAFIDAGRTHGINDVYLLSHALLETGNGSSTLARGVKYNGVTVYNMYGIGAKDSCPIECGTKYAYDQGWTTPYKSIVGGAAFIGNSYVKSGQNSLYKMRWNPDAMVRNGRASHQYATDIGWASKQVHSMYNLYQGIGSYTLNLDVPVYKK, encoded by the coding sequence ATGAAAAAAATACTGAGTTTATTCGTTGCTTTTTTGCTTTTGTTTAACCTTTTGTCACCCTATGCTGCGCTTGCAGAGTCTACTGTGACAAGCACGCCTGATGATTTTGAAGAACCAATCGAGATTGAAGATGATACATATGAGCTAGAGCATGTGAATGCTTGTTTGTCAGATATGTTCGATTTGGACGAAATCAAGAAGGATGATTTAGAGGATTTTGATCTGGATCAGCTTGAATTAACAGAAGAGGAAATTTCCACTCTTAAGGACTGTTTATCCCTTCTTCAACTTGAAGAAGAGGAAGCTGCGAACGAAGAAATGGTGACTGAAGAGGATACTGCTGTAGATGGAGAAGAAGCAGCGGATGATGTTATAGCTGAAGAGGAAGCAGCAGATGATGTTGGAGCTGAAGAAGAAGCAGCAGATGATGTTGTGACTGAAGAGGAAGCAGCGGATGATGTTGCAACGGAAGAAGAAGCAACAGATGATGTTGTGACTGAAGAGGAAGCAGCAGATGATGTTGTAGCTGAAGAGGAAGCAGCAGATGATGTTGTAGCTGAAGAAGAAGCAGCGGATGATGTTGTGACTGAAGAAGAAGCAGCGGATGACGTTGTGACTGAAGAAGAAGCAGCGGATGATGTTGTGACCGAAGAAGAAGCAGCGGATGATGTTGTGACCGAAGAAGAAGCAGCGGATGATGTTGTGACTGAAGAGGAAGCAGCGGATGATGTTGTGACTGAAGAAGCAGCAGCAGAAGTTACAGAAGACGAACTTGTTCTTGAAGAACTTGAAGAGAGCCCAATGATGATGTTCTCTATGATGGTCGTTCAAGAAGAGCCTGAAAAAAAGTCGACGAGTCGATTGGGTCATTTAAAAGGCAATGCTAAGATCTATAAAAACTTGGGCGATGCTAATACATTGAATACGTCTCAGTATACGAATGCTGTTTACTACATTAAACAAGAGGCGTCATATAGTGGAGCAACTTACTATTTGATTAGTAAAGAACCGAGTGCAACAAAAGGTACTGTTGGTTGGGTTAAGTCTTCGGAGTTAACGACCCACGCACACAAAGGTGTAGATCGTGAAAAACGCGCGTTCCAAGTGAAAGGGACTGGGAAAGCCTACACTAAAGCATGGGGCGGATCAAAGGACCATGTTTACGATCTTTCTTCACAAAAAGGGAAGACGTTTAATGTTCATCTAACAGAGAAGGTTGGAAACAATACTTGGTATAGAGGAACCTTAAACAATCGTACGGTTTGGATCCACAGTGCGTTTGTGGAAAGAGTGACGGTTTCGAATGAACAATCAACAAGTCGTTTAGGTCATCTTTATAAGAATGCTAAAGTATATCATGCGTTAGGTAGTTCATCTACACTGGATACATCTAAATTACTTAATTCTGTCTATTATATTAAGCGTCAAGCTCAGTATGATGGAAGTACTTATTATCTGATTAGTACAGAACCAAGTGCAAAAAATGGAACACTAGGATGGGTTAAGTCTTCTGAAGTCAACACTCGTACACATACAGGTGTTGATAAGAAGGGTAAGAATTTTTATATTAAAGGTGTAGGGAATGCCCATACGAAAGCATGGGGCGGATCCAACGATGTTGTTTACAAACTATCTGATTATCGTGGCCAAGTATTTAATGTTCACCTGACAGAAAAAGTAGGAAATAACACGTGGTACCGTGGAACATTAAATAATCGTACGGTATGGCTTCACAGTTCGTACGTTGATACACTTGATGTAAAAGAGAAATCAACAAGTAAGCTCGGACACTTATATAAGAGTGCAAAGGTGTATAAAAAGCTAGGTGATACATCAACTCTTAACACTTCTCAACTAGTAGACGCTGTTTACTACATTAAGAAGGAAGCTACGTATTTAGGTCAAACCTACTACTTAATCAGCAATCAACCAAGTGCAACAAAAGGAACAGTTGGTTGGGTAAAAGCTTCTGAAGTGAATACCCGCACGCACAAAGGTGTAGATAAAAAGCAGAAATCTTTCATCATTAAAGGTAATGGAGATGCTCTTACAAAAGCATGGGGCGGATCCAAAGACAAAGTGTATAGTCTTTCCAACTATAAAGATGAAGTTTTCCGCGTTCACTTAACTGAAAAAGTAGGAAGTAACACATGGTACAGAGGTACATTAAATAATCGTACGGTGTGGATTCATTCAAGTTACTTAACGACTAAACAAGATAATAAGACAAGCTACAACATCACCCTAGACCAAGCGGCCAACATGCAGGTTGGAGCTAATGCGCAAACGGATCGTTATACACAGTATGTGCATAAGGACTACGTAACAAGAAGTGGGAACAATTATGTTGTTAATGCTTCTGCGCTAAATGTTCGTAGTGGCCCTGGAACAAATTATCCAGTGGTTGGACAATTAAAGAATGGTCAGCGACTTTCTATTCGCAACACGAGTGGTAGCTGGTATCAATTGTTCTGGGTCGATGCTAAGAAACAAGATATCGTGTACTATCTTGACCCGAATAACTTTATTAATGATAAAGTACAGCAGTTCCAATTCCTAGACCTAGCTAAAACAAGTGGGGCAAGTGAAGCTGCTCTTAACAATTACTTGCGTGGAAAAGGAATTCTTGCAGGACAAGGTAAAGCATTTATCGATGCTGGACGTACACACGGTATTAATGATGTGTACTTATTATCTCACGCATTACTTGAGACAGGGAACGGATCGTCTACCCTTGCTAGAGGCGTGAAATATAATGGCGTAACAGTTTACAACATGTACGGCATTGGTGCGAAGGATAGCTGTCCAATTGAATGTGGTACTAAGTACGCATACGATCAAGGCTGGACAACACCTTACAAATCTATCGTTGGTGGAGCAGCTTTCATTGGTAACAGCTATGTGAAATCTGGTCAAAACTCATTATACAAAATGCGTTGGAATCCAGATGCTATGGTTCGAAATGGCCGTGCGTCGCACCAGTATGCAACAGATATTGGTTGGGCTTCTAAGCAGGTTCACAGCATGTACAATCTGTATCAGGGCATTGGTTCTTACACATTGAACCTTGATGTTCCGGTATACAAAAAATAA
- a CDS encoding sugar phosphate nucleotidyltransferase: protein MKGVILAGGTGSRLLPLTASINKHMLPVGRYPMIMHGLARLKEAGILDVLVVVGKRDGAQILGLLGNGKRYGMNLTYKVQESPGGIADALRLARGFVGCDGVTVLLGDNLFTEPISSAVRQFQNDERFEAMVMLKKVEDPERFGVATIVDGVMTSIDEKPLLPQSNDAVTGLYLYRPSVFDIIETLLPSARGELEITDVNLAYLAKQTLGYQYVQGEWIDAGTHESLAQAHQLAAEINLDLILSRSYEIVSI from the coding sequence ATGAAAGGTGTGATCTTGGCGGGGGGCACGGGTTCGCGGCTGCTTCCGCTGACGGCGTCCATTAATAAGCATATGCTGCCGGTTGGGCGATATCCGATGATTATGCATGGGCTTGCACGGTTAAAGGAAGCGGGCATTCTTGATGTGTTAGTCGTTGTTGGCAAGCGGGACGGGGCACAGATTCTTGGTTTGCTTGGGAACGGGAAACGGTACGGGATGAATCTGACGTACAAGGTGCAGGAGTCGCCTGGTGGAATCGCGGATGCGTTGCGGTTAGCGAGAGGTTTTGTCGGGTGTGATGGGGTGACCGTTTTGCTTGGGGATAACTTGTTTACTGAGCCAATATCAAGTGCGGTACGCCAATTTCAGAACGATGAACGTTTTGAGGCGATGGTGATGTTGAAAAAAGTGGAGGATCCGGAACGGTTTGGGGTGGCGACAATTGTTGATGGTGTAATGACATCAATTGATGAGAAGCCTTTGCTGCCTCAATCAAATGATGCGGTGACCGGGCTCTACCTCTACCGGCCTTCTGTCTTTGACATCATTGAGACCTTGCTTCCGTCAGCCAGGGGAGAGCTCGAGATCACGGATGTAAACTTAGCTTATTTGGCAAAGCAAACGCTTGGCTACCAGTATGTGCAGGGTGAATGGATTGACGCAGGAACTCATGAGTCGTTAGCTCAGGCACATCAGCTTGCAGCAGAGATTAATCTTGATTTGATTTTAAGTCGATCCTACGAGATTGTCTCAATATGA
- a CDS encoding AbgT family transporter, with amino-acid sequence MMKRVFQRALAGVEKVGNVLPQPITIFLILIGLLFVLSTVFALTGVTVTNPATGEVTEIRSLLSGDGVTFMTGTLVQNFTGFAPLGLVLTIMLGIGLAERVGLLSAFIKKLMMAAPVWLVPYAIFFMGNFATVAADSAYLIVPPLAGIIYYSLGRHPVAGVVTGFVGVSSGYATGILITSNEPLLAGITNEAMAVLDMTGTVTPISNYYFMVAGALLCTIIGGTLTRKLTEPRLGAYTGDAVDSTEPVSKEETQALKLTGLVALIYIAILGIGMFIPNSILLNEEGGLVPSPFLDGIVVYLLILFALIGITYGLKMKRIKGMKDVAHYMGEAIGSMRNFIVLVFFIGQFTAFFQWSGIGLWVSVNGTDFLEAVNFTGIGLIILFIQMTSLMNLVITSGSGQWAIFAPIFIPMFIQLGYDPAFTQMAYRVGDSSTSMITPLSAYTMITLEFIRKYNKGAGFGSFISLTLPYAVCILVGMTLLLILFYTLGIPVGPGSGVRL; translated from the coding sequence ATGATGAAGAGGGTGTTTCAGCGCGCGCTTGCTGGCGTGGAGAAGGTAGGGAATGTGCTACCGCAACCGATTACGATCTTTTTGATCTTGATTGGGTTGTTGTTTGTGTTATCAACTGTTTTTGCGTTGACTGGTGTGACGGTGACAAATCCGGCGACGGGTGAGGTTACAGAGATTCGTAGCTTGCTGAGTGGTGACGGGGTTACGTTTATGACGGGTACGCTTGTGCAGAACTTTACGGGATTTGCACCGCTTGGGCTCGTGCTGACGATTATGCTTGGGATTGGTTTGGCTGAACGCGTTGGGTTGTTATCTGCTTTTATTAAGAAGCTAATGATGGCAGCTCCGGTGTGGCTTGTGCCATATGCGATCTTTTTTATGGGGAACTTTGCGACGGTGGCGGCTGATTCTGCTTACTTGATCGTACCTCCGCTTGCAGGAATCATCTATTATTCGCTTGGACGTCATCCGGTTGCTGGTGTGGTGACTGGGTTTGTTGGGGTGTCGAGTGGGTACGCGACGGGTATTTTGATTACATCAAATGAGCCGTTGCTTGCTGGAATTACGAATGAGGCGATGGCTGTTCTAGATATGACAGGAACGGTTACGCCGATTAGTAACTATTATTTCATGGTTGCTGGTGCGCTTCTGTGTACAATCATTGGGGGAACGCTGACTCGTAAGTTAACGGAGCCGCGTCTTGGAGCCTATACGGGTGATGCGGTTGATTCGACGGAGCCGGTGTCAAAGGAAGAGACACAGGCGCTCAAGCTGACGGGTCTGGTAGCTTTGATCTACATTGCGATTCTTGGTATCGGTATGTTTATTCCAAATAGTATCTTATTAAATGAAGAAGGGGGACTGGTTCCTTCTCCGTTTTTAGATGGGATTGTTGTGTATCTCTTGATCTTGTTCGCTTTGATTGGGATTACATATGGATTAAAAATGAAACGAATTAAAGGCATGAAAGATGTGGCTCACTATATGGGTGAGGCTATTGGCAGTATGCGTAACTTCATTGTTCTTGTGTTTTTTATTGGTCAGTTTACAGCGTTCTTTCAATGGTCGGGAATCGGTCTGTGGGTTTCGGTTAATGGAACGGACTTTTTGGAGGCTGTCAATTTTACAGGAATAGGACTTATTATTTTATTTATTCAAATGACTTCTTTAATGAATTTGGTGATTACAAGTGGATCGGGTCAGTGGGCGATCTTTGCGCCAATCTTTATTCCGATGTTCATTCAGCTTGGATACGATCCGGCGTTTACGCAAATGGCGTATCGGGTGGGGGATTCATCGACAAGTATGATTACACCGTTGTCTGCGTATACGATGATCACGCTGGAATTTATTCGTAAATACAATAAGGGTGCGGGATTTGGATCATTTATTTCACTTACTCTTCCGTATGCTGTATGTATTTTAGTTGGAATGACGTTGTTGCTTATTCTTTTCTATACACTTGGAATTCCAGTTGGTCCGGGATCTGGAGTAAGGTTGTAA
- a CDS encoding VanZ family protein: MNERTKLFITAVLLFGVIGLIYYSTSQPYSNQDIRPTLNKLPIHWLEDTFLNKISFTYGYQVRSIEANGVAGFLEFFIRKASHVTVFALVGFLATRLLAFFVRVRVAALITFFTVLIYASIDETRQYFSAERQGLIGDVVIDTVGGLIGILSMIWWLSRKKKVHSS; this comes from the coding sequence TTGAACGAACGAACGAAGCTATTCATTACAGCAGTTCTACTATTTGGGGTGATAGGACTTATTTATTATTCAACCTCCCAACCTTATTCGAATCAGGATATTAGACCTACATTAAATAAGCTGCCAATTCACTGGTTAGAGGATACATTTTTAAACAAAATTTCATTTACATATGGGTATCAGGTTAGAAGCATTGAAGCGAATGGCGTTGCAGGATTCTTAGAATTTTTCATTCGAAAAGCCTCTCATGTAACAGTGTTCGCACTGGTTGGATTTCTTGCCACTCGGTTACTCGCTTTTTTTGTTCGAGTAAGAGTGGCCGCGCTCATTACTTTTTTTACGGTCTTGATTTATGCGAGTATTGATGAGACGAGACAATACTTTAGTGCAGAGCGCCAAGGGTTAATTGGAGATGTAGTGATTGATACGGTTGGTGGGTTAATTGGAATTCTATCGATGATTTGGTGGTTGTCACGCAAGAAGAAGGTACACAGTTCCTGA
- a CDS encoding type II toxin-antitoxin system PemK/MazF family toxin, giving the protein MSLKRGDVIMINFDPQSGHEQAGYLPALVISPEAFNTVTPFALLCPITNTIRGNPFEVKLPDSLQTTGVILVHHIKSLNVRSRKKYIKVIEEVPDETMEEVLDILSTIVT; this is encoded by the coding sequence ATGAGTCTTAAACGGGGTGACGTCATTATGATCAATTTCGACCCACAAAGTGGACATGAGCAAGCTGGATATCTTCCTGCATTAGTCATTTCCCCTGAAGCATTTAATACAGTCACCCCTTTTGCCTTATTATGTCCTATCACGAATACCATTAGAGGCAATCCTTTTGAGGTCAAACTGCCAGATTCTCTTCAAACGACAGGAGTTATTCTTGTCCATCATATTAAAAGTCTTAACGTTCGGTCACGAAAAAAGTATATAAAGGTAATTGAAGAAGTGCCGGATGAAACGATGGAAGAGGTTTTAGATATATTAAGTACAATTGTTACTTAA
- a CDS encoding universal stress protein produces the protein MFKRILVATDGSVHARKGLEKAVKMVEPYKSEVHIDLVYCVDVKDNSQILRYSDNREADALSKRMVAESMDYLHHEGISSSSFYLRGEPARMVLLYLKEHDYDCLVVGSRGRNDLQTLVLGSVSHKLAKHAKIPVLIAR, from the coding sequence ATGTTTAAGCGAATACTGGTAGCGACGGATGGATCAGTGCATGCTAGAAAAGGGTTAGAAAAAGCAGTAAAAATGGTTGAACCGTATAAGTCTGAGGTTCATATTGATCTTGTGTATTGTGTCGATGTAAAAGATAATTCTCAAATCTTGCGTTATAGTGATAACCGAGAAGCAGACGCGCTCTCCAAACGAATGGTAGCAGAAAGTATGGATTATCTGCATCATGAGGGAATTTCTTCATCTAGCTTTTATCTTCGAGGGGAACCGGCTCGAATGGTTCTACTCTATCTAAAAGAACATGATTACGACTGTTTAGTTGTTGGAAGTCGTGGCAGAAACGACTTGCAGACACTTGTTCTTGGTAGTGTTAGTCATAAATTAGCCAAGCATGCGAAAATCCCCGTGCTCATTGCAAGGTAA
- a CDS encoding reverse transcriptase family protein, producing MDDKSIGRDRNHYLETIPCRKEKHGRKGKLRSKLLKGLRKLSKLLVSKLLDMFLGFVLGFAIKMIYEFVISNLLYQKNKVIFMRIPENHAFYQLKSKKRLAAILGIDSPAFFKHLDLHFTCTEFSLTKNNKTRTLLNPSKQYKRILRKINQLLQIINFPPYLHSGVKQKNALSNASYHNSHSHICTMDIKNFFPSTSEVFVYKFFKDKFKMSEDVAKIMTLLVTYKDENEVARLPQGFPTSSILSYLVYFDLFNGLNALALSRNMTFSIYVDDLTFSSNRKITPSFLNRIVTIAQQYELTIHPDKTQFYNRHAHKKITGVILKQKTVRAPLSIHKQINQHYLDILDYDFLTFNDFIEFKQKVIKTLGQIQYVRSIEGTHKYISIERNLNDFKEHFSILSTKDKYRMQLKQEYKHFQDMFTHSIIL from the coding sequence ATGGATGATAAATCTATTGGTAGAGACCGGAACCATTACCTTGAAACAATACCGTGTAGGAAAGAGAAGCATGGGAGAAAAGGAAAGTTAAGGTCTAAGCTTTTAAAAGGACTGCGTAAACTTTCGAAATTGCTAGTATCTAAATTACTAGACATGTTTTTAGGTTTTGTTTTAGGGTTCGCAATTAAAATGATATATGAATTTGTGATCTCTAATCTTTTATATCAAAAGAATAAGGTGATATTCATGAGAATACCGGAAAATCATGCTTTTTATCAGTTAAAGAGTAAAAAGAGATTGGCTGCTATTCTCGGGATAGACAGTCCAGCATTTTTTAAGCATCTTGATTTGCATTTTACTTGTACTGAATTTTCCTTAACAAAAAATAATAAAACGCGCACATTATTGAATCCCTCTAAACAGTACAAAAGAATCCTCCGAAAAATTAACCAGCTTCTTCAAATAATTAATTTCCCTCCATACTTACATTCTGGAGTTAAGCAAAAAAATGCCCTAAGCAATGCTAGTTATCATAACAGTCATTCGCACATTTGCACGATGGATATTAAGAACTTCTTCCCTTCCACTTCTGAAGTCTTTGTGTACAAGTTCTTTAAAGACAAATTCAAAATGAGTGAAGATGTGGCAAAGATTATGACCTTGCTTGTCACTTATAAAGATGAGAACGAAGTAGCGAGGCTACCACAGGGCTTTCCGACAAGCTCTATTTTGAGCTACTTAGTTTATTTTGATTTATTTAATGGGTTGAATGCATTGGCTCTTTCAAGAAATATGACTTTCAGCATCTATGTAGATGATCTCACCTTTTCTTCAAACCGTAAAATTACCCCTTCTTTTCTAAATCGAATCGTTACAATTGCACAGCAGTACGAGCTTACGATCCACCCCGATAAAACGCAATTTTATAATAGACATGCTCATAAGAAGATTACAGGAGTCATTCTAAAGCAGAAAACAGTAAGGGCACCTCTATCCATCCATAAACAAATAAATCAGCATTATCTCGATATTCTAGACTACGACTTTTTAACTTTTAATGATTTTATTGAGTTTAAGCAAAAGGTCATCAAAACGTTAGGACAAATTCAGTATGTGAGAAGCATTGAAGGTACCCATAAATATATTTCAATTGAACGAAACCTAAATGACTTTAAGGAACACTTTAGTATACTATCAACTAAAGATAAATATAGAATGCAGCTCAAACAGGAATACAAGCACTTTCAAGATATGTTTACTCATTCAATTATACTTTGA
- the rfbC gene encoding dTDP-4-dehydrorhamnose 3,5-epimerase, with protein sequence MKVIELEIEGVKLIEPTVYHDERGFFLESYQQVAWHEVGISTTFIQDNHSYSSQSGVLRGLHLQIGEAAQTKLVRVLSGAVYDVVVDLRPTSSTFKKWIAVTLQADDHQQLLVPKGFAHGFCTLSPHTQVLYKVDQLYNREMERGVNWADRELAIKWPTSTPILSEKDQQLPILREVLEEEKIV encoded by the coding sequence ATGAAGGTAATCGAGCTTGAGATAGAGGGCGTGAAACTGATTGAGCCGACCGTCTACCATGATGAGCGTGGTTTTTTCTTGGAAAGTTATCAACAAGTTGCGTGGCACGAGGTAGGAATTTCCACAACGTTTATTCAAGATAATCACTCATATTCTTCTCAGTCTGGCGTGTTAAGAGGGCTTCACTTACAAATCGGAGAAGCTGCGCAAACGAAGCTGGTCCGCGTTTTATCTGGAGCGGTCTATGATGTAGTCGTTGATCTTAGGCCAACTTCTTCTACCTTTAAAAAATGGATCGCGGTGACACTTCAGGCAGATGATCATCAACAATTACTTGTACCAAAGGGTTTTGCGCATGGGTTTTGCACACTTTCTCCACATACACAGGTTTTGTATAAAGTAGATCAGCTGTATAATCGAGAAATGGAGCGCGGGGTGAATTGGGCGGATCGGGAGCTAGCGATTAAGTGGCCTACATCTACGCCTATTTTATCAGAGAAAGATCAACAGCTGCCGATACTTCGTGAGGTGTTAGAGGAGGAAAAGATTGTATGA
- a CDS encoding macrolide 2'-phosphotransferase, with protein sequence MNTQKLKQLAASKGLNILESSIKLNESGVDFQVAYATDQQGIKWNLRIPRRPESMRHATKEKKALEIIQSQASFEVPHWQIFFDELIAYKQLKGQPTATIDLEKQQYKWTFDETNVPTAYYQSLGKALANLHALAQDSFQKIGVETLHPSELRTSMKKRMDRVNSQYEINPARWERWQAWLANDLMWPSHVGVVHGDLHPGHLIVNNQHQVKGIIDWTEVGVGDISVDFLSHQPLFGKEGLAKFIDAYDNAGGRTWSRMDEHIVELLTTSGITVAEYAEVTGVQEIRETAAYIWRRGTKSGKDRESSLNSQHQEFYLLKLLMLLSKDN encoded by the coding sequence ATGAATACACAAAAACTAAAACAACTAGCAGCAAGCAAAGGGCTTAACATCCTTGAAAGCAGTATCAAACTCAACGAATCAGGAGTCGACTTTCAAGTAGCTTATGCCACCGATCAGCAAGGAATTAAATGGAACCTACGTATACCGCGTCGACCTGAGTCGATGAGACATGCCACTAAGGAGAAAAAAGCATTAGAGATCATTCAAAGCCAAGCAAGCTTCGAAGTGCCTCATTGGCAGATATTTTTTGATGAATTAATCGCCTATAAACAACTAAAAGGCCAACCCACAGCGACGATTGACTTGGAAAAACAACAATATAAATGGACCTTTGATGAAACGAATGTACCAACGGCTTATTATCAATCACTCGGGAAAGCATTAGCAAACTTACATGCTCTAGCTCAAGACTCATTTCAAAAAATTGGTGTGGAGACTCTTCACCCTAGTGAACTTAGAACTTCAATGAAAAAACGAATGGACCGAGTAAACAGCCAATATGAAATTAATCCTGCAAGATGGGAACGTTGGCAAGCATGGTTAGCAAATGATCTAATGTGGCCATCCCACGTCGGAGTAGTGCATGGCGATCTGCACCCAGGTCACCTGATCGTTAACAACCAGCACCAAGTTAAAGGAATTATTGACTGGACGGAAGTAGGAGTCGGCGACATATCTGTGGACTTTTTGTCTCATCAACCTCTATTTGGAAAAGAAGGTCTAGCCAAGTTCATTGATGCTTACGATAACGCAGGCGGACGAACGTGGTCACGGATGGACGAGCATATTGTAGAGCTTTTAACCACGAGCGGGATCACTGTTGCGGAGTATGCGGAGGTGACGGGTGTTCAGGAGATACGGGAGACGGCAGCGTATATATGGCGGAGGGGTACTAAAAGTGGGAAAGATCGTGAAAGTAGTTTAAATAGTCAACATCAAGAGTTTTATCTTCTAAAACTCTTGATGTTACTCTCAAAAGATAATTAA
- a CDS encoding AbrB/MazE/SpoVT family DNA-binding domain-containing protein: MSDKSQGRKEMRMMNATQPNKELTVLQKWGNSSGVRIPASFKKILGIENGTILDLELVNNTIVIRKARKKQTLDDLLQKYDPEKEHKELNWGNPEGDEMW, from the coding sequence ATGAGCGATAAATCCCAAGGAAGGAAAGAAATGCGTATGATGAATGCTACTCAACCAAACAAGGAATTAACGGTTTTGCAAAAATGGGGGAATAGCTCCGGAGTCAGGATTCCTGCATCTTTTAAAAAGATATTAGGCATTGAGAATGGTACTATACTTGATCTCGAGTTAGTTAATAACACCATCGTTATCAGAAAGGCTAGAAAAAAACAGACATTAGACGATCTCTTACAAAAATATGACCCAGAGAAAGAGCATAAAGAACTTAATTGGGGAAATCCAGAGGGGGATGAGATGTGGTAA